In the genome of Amphiura filiformis chromosome 11, Afil_fr2py, whole genome shotgun sequence, the window ATCTCACATATGTAATAAATTGCCAACGTTATCCGTGACTATGTCTTGCGCAATTATTTTGAAatgtcaacatccgtcactatggattTACCGTGATGTgcagatccgtcactatgtaatacacccgacgaattGTAGTTATACTCACTTTTCTGTCGGAACTACTAAGTCGGCGGCTGCAAATGCTAAACGTGGTCCCTTTTTATGCTTAGTTCTGTGTAATATATCATACATTGCGCTTAAGTATCCCCGGCTTGTTTTTGTATGTTTCATATACCAAAGAATtgaatttgcgggtaaaaaatacAAATTGTCTTGCATTTCCGCTTTTCTAAGTAAATCAGTTCCGTTTGTCAAATTACCAATCATCCAGCCAATTCCTTCCGTATTTATACTCATAATAGTTGTATTAAATCCAACATCATCTATGTATCCTTTTAGTGCACCCATATTAAATCTTAGAACGAAGTCCATGCTATCAATTTCCTTTCCACATCGACTGTTCTGGAGGATTCCACCATTTCCTACAACAGCGCAAGTGTTGAATTTTCGGCTTAATATCCCAAAAGAAAGATCAGTGGTACAATTGCAGAGGAGCATACTGTTCTTCTTTGTTGAGTTAGAATAATTGTCTTGTTCGCCTTGTTTGTAGAAGGCACGAAGTGTTCTACTGACTGGAAGAATCTTCAATATGCGGGGACTGTTTAGAAATACAATGACATATTAGAATTATGCCTAcatagaaataataataatgcagggcattaggaaatgaattgggagaaaaccttctgctaataaaatactatgctgagccaccagcctggatgGCTCACACtctagtaatttcagatgattgagctcagtaattcatcaaagaatgtcttctaattcatgaaaacaaatagataatcagcttatcggattaaaagcttagaaggaaggtcttgctgctcagcgagtgtttgtaattatcagaaggttttctccaaattcattctctaatggaaTATTGGGATTAAGGAGTAAGGATAAAGGTATTACGAAGACGATACAAAGTTGAGTTTGGGTGGTGGTCAAGAAAGGAAAAcaacattaaggggtggggtatgaacgtttggacagtatttattgtgggacattagagcacatcaaacatatcgaattctttttgaattcgcaatgtaatacacattttatgccaaatgattaaaaattgatatttttgatatttaacagtactcgaagtaaactttataaatctgatgattatacttaaagtgtatgtaagtgggatgaaaagccgacgatcaattgcaaattttgatctttcgtattgaagatgtggatttttttcccaaagcaCCAAAAAAAAATGAGATCTTCTATGGAATCTcccatatgaaaggtcaaaattttcaattgatcgtcggcttttcctcccagctacatacactttaagaatatgtcattagatttataaaatttacttcgaggaatgttatatatccaaaatgtgaaaaatatcaaattttaataatttttcataaaatttgtattatatcgtgaatttcaaaaatgaaaattatttgatatcagaaagacattcttcgtattcagaatgcaattcgatatgtctgatgtgctctcatgtcccacattccagatcccttaagcagtAACAAAATGAGAACgagaacaaaatataaagtaaAGGAGGAAAGAAATAGattaatcaggaaatgtaagaaaaggaACGAAgctaaaataatgggaacgggataaATAA includes:
- the LOC140164815 gene encoding CMP-N-acetylneuraminate-poly-alpha-2,8-sialyltransferase-like isoform X2, whose translation is MARTRIGKKLYVFAILCLCVFGLYRILIGTGYTLSTTTNAFNRLHKKPTRKHGQPNQPDQVSFEMDKLRPRILKILPVSRTLRAFYKQGEQDNYSNSTKKNSMLLCNCTTDLSFGILSRKFNTCAVVGNGGILQNSRCGKEIDSMDFVLRFNMGALKGYIDDVGFNTTIMSINTEGIGWMIGNLTNGTDLLRKAEMQDNLYFLPANSILWYMKHTKTSRGYLSAMYDILHRTKHKKGPRLAFAAADLVVPTEKIWNISRPTSGLIGLTFANAICNRISLYGFYPFYKDENNKTLSNHYYDTAKFNFTSDSVHAYNYEYSLLSELNRTGAIRLVTSACRRYVNKNDDLFEQNR